The DNA sequence GTCGCCCGCGTTCATCCAGCTCTTCGACCAGACTTCGATACTTAGACCGAAGCCAGCACACAATGGTCTCGTCTCTCATCCCTGCTCTTGTGCAGAGGCTCTCCACTCCGGTCAATCACTATTGCGGTAAGTTGTTTCCTGCCACCGCCTTAGCAAACTGACGATGGTTGTGACTTGTTGCTGTTTGAGGATGGAGAAATCCTTCTCGACCGGATAGGGACCGATAACAATTTGTGGGTCGTCAGAGGCTTCGGCGATCTTACTGCGAAAGAGATTGGTGAAGGGATTGTTCGGAGTGATCAAAACCAAATACGCAGCCGCAGCGCAGAGAAATCCAGAAAGAATAAGAAGACTGAGTTTGCGGTTCATACGCCTCTCTCCGACTTTCCTAGAAGCCAGGGAATCGCCTTAGCTGGGTTATCGGTGAGCGGGAGAAATTCTTAATGACTGCCGAGGGGGAGGTGAGGATGGTTCATGTTCCATCCTCACCTCTGTGACACAGAACAATGTAGAGAAGGGAGCGGTTAGACTTTCAGCCGGAATGCATTTCCGTTCGGTACGATAGTTCCGACCGTTGGCGTCGCGAAGTGAGCGGCGAGGATCATACGGCCGGTTTCGCAATTGCGCTCCAGGAACGCGCGCCGAGTTGCGGCTGAGGCTTTGGGGTCAGTACAAAAGCCGCTGCTCCATTGCGGTTCCGACGTTTGTACTGGATGGAAAATCGCGGTCAGTGCCTCTGTACTACAAAAGCCTGGTCAATGCACTATTCCTCCGACTGGGACAACAGCCGGTGAAACGCCTTCGACTTGAATCGGTCGAACGGGAAGGGTAAGGAGGACCAGCGAGCTAGCGGCTGCGACGGCTGCGGCAACAAAAAACGGAATAAGCCAGTTTCCGTCGCTGCCAGTGAGCATATAACCCGCAGTGATGGGTCCGAGAAAACCAGCAAAGGTTCCAAGTGTATTGATCAGACCAAAGATGGCACCAGCAAGATGTTGGTTGAATTCGATGGCGACAGTCGAGTAACATGCGAGGGCCGAGTGAAAGAGTCCGTAGAAGAGAATTAGACAAGCGATACACACGGTAGAAGAAGGAACAAGGGCCGCAGCGATAAGAAACGGAATTGCCAGGGCTAGGCCGATTCCGCCCATACGCGCTCGCACGAACTGCGGACTCCAGCCGCGACGGAGAAGCCAGTCTCCTAACATGCCACCGCCGACGAGACCGATAAAAGCACTCCCTTGCAGCGGAATACCGAGCATGCCCATCACACCGAGTGCATAGCCACGTGCTTCGACGAGATAGGTTGGTATCCAAAAGAGAAACATCCAACCCACATAGGCGTAACACATATATCCGAATGCTGCCGTGAGTACCGGTAAATTGGTAAAGACCAACCGGAGTGGCAGTGCGTTTTTAGGCCGTGGCGGAATTTGCGATTCAATGTATTCACGTTCCTCTTGGGTGACACGTGGATGTGCGGCTGGGCTATCGTGCGCATACCACAGCCATACGGCCGCCCAGACGAGGCCGAACAGTGCATTCACATAAAAAACTGTCTGCCAGTCATAGTGCAAGATGATCCAGGTTGTCAGCGGATAGGCGATCATCTGCCCAGCATTGATACCTGAAATACTGAAGGTATGCGCGCGCCCGAATTCCGGTCGTGGAATCCAGCGCGAATTGATCGAGGCCGTTGCGGGAAAACTCATCGACTCAAAGACACCGACCAGAAACCGCACGGACAAGAGCAAGAAGAATGCGTTTGCTCCCCATGGCGTCAGGAGCGTAAACAAAGAGAATCCACAAAAGGCGAGCGCTAGAACTTTGCGCCCGCTCCAACGATCGGCAATCACTCCGCCGGGAATCTGCAGTAGTGCGTAGCCAATGAGAAACGCTGAGAACACCCAGCCAAACTGATCTTTGCTCCAGCCGAGGTCTTTCATCATGACCGGGGCAGCGACAGAGATATTGACGCGATCAACATAATTGATGACTGAGCCAATAAAGAGCAACCCAATCATGTGATAGCGAACTGGCAACGCCATGTTCCCTCCCTTTTTTTGCTGTGACGGACTGGGCAGGACTCTACATGGAGGGACAGTCTGGAACAAGGCTACAGGAGATAGGCTTCAGGCTGTAGGGTGGAAAGGGGAAAAGCGGAGAATGGCGCTGTGGGCTTGAGGACGCAGTGAAAAACGTAGAAGGAAGGCAGGCTATAGAAAGGAAGAACGGCGACAGCTGTAGGGGAAAATGTAGGATTACCCAGTACTCTATTTTTGACCCCTACAGCCTATGGTCTGTAGCTTACAGTCTTGTTCTCCTGACTACTTCTCTTAGCTCGGTTTTACGTCCATCAAGAAGTCAATCACTGCCTTACTAAAGACGTCATTCTGGTCACCAGCGACCATGTGACCAGCGCCTCCGACATCGGCATACTTGGCGTGCGGAACACAGTCGAGAAACTCTTTGACGGTTTCATCACTAATGACATCACTCAACTTTCCACGCACAAGCAGTGTTGGCACTTTGAGTGCACGTGAGGCTGCGAGTAACCGTTCCGGGTCGCGACGGAACCGGGCCGGGTTCATCATCTGCGGGTCCCAGTGCCAGCGATAACGGCCATCGGCGCCTAAGCGGAGATTTTTGGCGAGACCGTTCAGATCTTTGGGACGCGGTCGATGCGGAATGTAGGCCGCAACTGCATCAGCGGCCTCTTCGAGACTCGCGAATCCGTTCGGTGCACCGCCCATAAAGGCGCGGATACGGTCAACGCCTTCAGGCTCGGTGCGTGGCGTAATATCAACCAACACGACACCAGAGGCCACCGGTTCTGCTGATTCACCAATAGTGATAAGTGAGGTGATGCCGCCAAGGGAGGCACCAACGAACACCGGCTTTTGCTTGAAATGCGGCAATATGGAACGGATATCGCCCACATATTCGTCAATCACGTAGTTACCGTCAGGAGCCCAATCGGACTCTCCGTGTCCACGCAGATCTAACGTGACCGTGTGCCAACCTTGGTCTGCCAGGGTGCGAGCTGTTCCGCCCCACGCAAACCGTGTCTGTCCGCCGCCATGTAAGAACAGGATTGGCGGATGAGAAGAGTCGCCATACATGTCGCCAACAAGGTTCAATCCTGAGTGAGTTTTGTACGTTACCCGTTTTCCGGGCGCAGAAGAATTTGTATTTGCCACCAGTTTCCTCCTTTAAGGTGGTAGGAACTTCCGGCAGAATCTAGCGAAATTAACAAAAGGGGACAAGAGGTGAAGGCGGGGGGGGAAGCGGAGAGCTGGGGACACAGAGAACGAATGGGAGAGCGGGCGAATGGGCGAATGGGCGAATGGGCGATTAAGAGTGGCGGGGGTGATCGCCGGCTCTCCCATTCGCCCCTTTCAGTTTCGCTCTTTACGCAGGATGCGGGAGCGCAGATACTGCCCCTCGCATCTTGTGACAATTTCGTCATTAACTCGCGATGCGCATGCCGTAGAACGACCGCCACACGAACACGAGTGAGATAGCAAAGAACAACCCGGCTAACGTATGCGCGGTCCCGGCACTCATCGTGATTGCCAGTTCAACCGCGAGCAAGCCAAAGAGCGTGGTGAACTTGATCACCGGGTTCATCGACACTGACGACGTGTCTTTGAACGGGTCGCCGACGGTGTCACCGATGACAGTGGCCGCATGGAGGTCTGAGCCTTTTTCCTTCAGCTCGACCTCGACGATCTTCTTGGCGTTATCCCAGGCGCCACCGGCATTGGCCATGAAGATGGCTTGGAAGAGACCAAAGAGCGCGATCGACACTAAGTAGCCAATGAAGAAATAGGGTTCCAGACAGGCAAAGGCGAGGGTACTGAAGAAGATCGTCAAGAAGATATTGATCATTCCAGCCTGCGCGTATTGCGTACAAATCTCCACGACTTTTTTACTGTCTTCTACCGAGGCTTTCTCAACTCCTTCTAACTTCATGTTATTCTTAATAAACTCGACTGCGCGATAAGCTCCGGTCGAGACAGCTTGGGTTGAAGCTCCGGCGAACCAGAAAATCACGCCTCCACCGCTAATGAGTCCGAGGAGGAAAGGCGCGTGTAACAGCGACAGGAAGGCCATGTTCTCTGCTTTCAAGCCCGTCAGCAGCACGATGATGGAGAAGATCATCGTGGTGGCACCGACCACGGCGGTACCAATCAGCACTGGTTTTGCCGTTGCTTTGAAGGTGTTGCCTGCGCCGTCGTTTTCTTCGAGATAATGTTTCGCTTTCTCGAATTCTGGGAAGAAGCCGAAGTCACGGCGCACTTCTTCTTTAATATCCGGAATGTTTTCGATCAGTGAGAGTTCATACACTGATTGGGCATTGTCCGTGACTGGTCCGTACGAATCGACGGCGATGGTCACTGGTCCCATACCGAGAAAACCGAAGGCAACCAAGCCAAAGGCAAAGACTGGCGCTGGGCTGATCGAGAACTCACTTTTCATCAGTTCGCCGAGTCCCATACCGCTGACCAGATAGGCGATCCCCATGAGGCTAACGATCACTACCCCCATCCAGTACGCACTAAAATTTCCCGCCGTTAAGCCAGCTAGCACATTGAGTGAAGCTCCGCCCTCGCGGGACGAGGTCACCACTTCACGCACGTGACCAGATTCAGTCGAGGTAAAGATTTTAATCACTTCCGGGATGATGGCCCCAGCCAGCGTGCCGCAGGTGATAATAGTTGAAAGTTTCCACCAGAGGGTGCCGTCTCCCATATCACCGATCAAGACCAGCGACACGACGTAGGTCAAAATGACGGAGACAATTGACGTGATCCACACAAGTTGTGTTAGCGGTGCTTCAAAGTTCATTTGATCTGCATCGCCGTAGCGTCCTTTGGCCACCATTTCATTGAGGATGTATGAAGCCCCAGACGCGATGACCATGACGATACGCATGGTGAAGATCCATACCAACAACGGCACTTGGTATTCACTTTCAACAGCGAGGAGAATGAACGAAATGAGCGCTACCCCGGTGACGCCGTAGGTTTCAAAACCATCGGCGCTGGGGCCGACGGAATCGCCAGCGTTATCTCCGGTACAGTCGGCGATGACACCAGGGTTACGGGCATCGTCCTCTTTAATCTTGAAGACGATCTTCATCAGATCGGAACCGATGTCGGCGATTTTGGTGAAGATCCCACCGGCAATACGCAAGGCCGAAGCACCAAGCGACTCGCCGATGGCAAAGCCGATAAAGCACGAACCGGCATATTCGCCAGGGATAAACAGGAGGATGAAGAGCATGATCAACAACTCAACGCTGATCAGCAGCATCCCGATGCTCATGCCGGCTTTGAGAGGAATGGAATAGCAAGGGTAAGGTTTGCCAGCAAGCGCGGCGAAGGCGGTACGTGAATTGGCGAAGGTATTGATACGGATACCAAACCAGGCGACACCGTAACTTCCAGCGATCCCTACGAGACTGAAAAAGAGAATGATTAACA is a window from the Deltaproteobacteria bacterium genome containing:
- a CDS encoding MFS transporter, which gives rise to MALPVRYHMIGLLFIGSVINYVDRVNISVAAPVMMKDLGWSKDQFGWVFSAFLIGYALLQIPGGVIADRWSGRKVLALAFCGFSLFTLLTPWGANAFFLLLSVRFLVGVFESMSFPATASINSRWIPRPEFGRAHTFSISGINAGQMIAYPLTTWIILHYDWQTVFYVNALFGLVWAAVWLWYAHDSPAAHPRVTQEEREYIESQIPPRPKNALPLRLVFTNLPVLTAAFGYMCYAYVGWMFLFWIPTYLVEARGYALGVMGMLGIPLQGSAFIGLVGGGMLGDWLLRRGWSPQFVRARMGGIGLALAIPFLIAAALVPSSTVCIACLILFYGLFHSALACYSTVAIEFNQHLAGAIFGLINTLGTFAGFLGPITAGYMLTGSDGNWLIPFFVAAAVAAASSLVLLTLPVRPIQVEGVSPAVVPVGGIVH
- a CDS encoding alpha/beta hydrolase, with product MYGDSSHPPILFLHGGGQTRFAWGGTARTLADQGWHTVTLDLRGHGESDWAPDGNYVIDEYVGDIRSILPHFKQKPVFVGASLGGITSLITIGESAEPVASGVVLVDITPRTEPEGVDRIRAFMGGAPNGFASLEEAADAVAAYIPHRPRPKDLNGLAKNLRLGADGRYRWHWDPQMMNPARFRRDPERLLAASRALKVPTLLVRGKLSDVISDETVKEFLDCVPHAKYADVGGAGHMVAGDQNDVFSKAVIDFLMDVKPS
- a CDS encoding sodium-translocating pyrophosphatase encodes the protein MSSLTLGVRILGRNCTFLRNSHDEKAPTHWHPSWSGSLRYFLTLALLLIASTASASEKDLILPDLSTAEFFGMNGHSFLMLGLIVCVGGLIFGLKIYKELEKMPVHRSMHEISELIYETCKTYLITQGKFILVLEVLIGIIMVIYFGFLEHNPASQVLIILFFSLVGIAGSYGVAWFGIRINTFANSRTAFAALAGKPYPCYSIPLKAGMSIGMLLISVELLIMLFILLFIPGEYAGSCFIGFAIGESLGASALRIAGGIFTKIADIGSDLMKIVFKIKEDDARNPGVIADCTGDNAGDSVGPSADGFETYGVTGVALISFILLAVESEYQVPLLVWIFTMRIVMVIASGASYILNEMVAKGRYGDADQMNFEAPLTQLVWITSIVSVILTYVVSLVLIGDMGDGTLWWKLSTIITCGTLAGAIIPEVIKIFTSTESGHVREVVTSSREGGASLNVLAGLTAGNFSAYWMGVVIVSLMGIAYLVSGMGLGELMKSEFSISPAPVFAFGLVAFGFLGMGPVTIAVDSYGPVTDNAQSVYELSLIENIPDIKEEVRRDFGFFPEFEKAKHYLEENDGAGNTFKATAKPVLIGTAVVGATTMIFSIIVLLTGLKAENMAFLSLLHAPFLLGLISGGGVIFWFAGASTQAVSTGAYRAVEFIKNNMKLEGVEKASVEDSKKVVEICTQYAQAGMINIFLTIFFSTLAFACLEPYFFIGYLVSIALFGLFQAIFMANAGGAWDNAKKIVEVELKEKGSDLHAATVIGDTVGDPFKDTSSVSMNPVIKFTTLFGLLAVELAITMSAGTAHTLAGLFFAISLVFVWRSFYGMRIAS